GCCTTAGACATCCTGCATTAGCCAGGTACTCAAGTAGAGGTGCCTTTGACTCCTCAAGCTCCTCAACCATGGTACTTTCAGATACCTAGCATCACAAGGAGCAGCAGGTTGGCTTGTTATGGGGGCTACTTGTTATGCTTATAACTTATTAGTAAAAAACCCAGACACTAGAGGACTGCATAATTACACGATAACAAATGGTCCCTTAACAGTTGATTGaggttcagggttttttttcccacaaagctacaatgtgacagaaaacatagaaattaTAATTGGCTTGTCTGTTGGATTGTGGTGGAATTCAAACTACAACACATGGAAAGTGGGCATTCAGCAATGGACTGGGCAGGACCGATACTgcctctcaaaatgtaaaacagcaagaGAACATTGTAATATTACCTAATTCTAATGGAATATAAGACGTAAACTAACTACCAACTGACCTTTTTGACTTTCTCAAGGAGTTCTGGGTCAGCTATGTCTTCTACAGCTGGATTTGCTGAACCTTCAACAAGAAGCGAAAACACTGTTGGTGACAGGAAGTTTGGTGGTGGACCACCATGCACCAAACTCACTGCAATGGCTCTGCCAGCGTTGTAGTACCGGTCCTCTCTTAGAGctgcaaaacaatcacataaaaggaaatgtaatattgaaaaaTTAGTAAAGACTCATTGCTACATATAATCATGGATTTGAGgtgttattaaatacattgtagATCAGTTTGCATGTAAAAATCACCATACACTAAAATAGCTcccattattaataaaaaaacaacaagacattacCAGTACTGTCAAGAGCAAAgttcttgctgttttcttttccctcaaacATGGCGAATCTGGCAATGGTCTCCATCAGCAGCCTCAAGAATTCCCTCCTTGGCCCTCCTAAATCAATCCCTTCCTCATTTCTCCCCATGTCATCCGAGAACTTTACAGAAATGATCAAGTTGGGGTCATAGGATACCCTTTGGAAACCCCGCATGGCTCCTTCCCAGACAGCAGAGCGATTTATATTGAACCTGCACTGTcgttttgtaataattttgCTTGAGAGTTCCAGCAGTATCTCCTGACTCGGGACCTTTTCTGcactataaagacaaaaatgatcaaaaacacagtaaagttacacattttagaataaccCTTTTTCGTCATTGCAAGCATCCAAATAATCCTCAATGTGTACGTCACAATCATTTAAAGGTCAATTATCAGATGACACCCTTATTAGTTATCCTGATCTCTCACTCTCGCAGTCTGTGTGGGCTACTCACATTGGACACTCCATACTGGCAATAATGGCCTTGTTTAATTCCTCGTCATCTGAGGAGTCGTCAGGAAGAGTTGACACAAGTGCTAAATATGATGAGTAGTCATCATGGCCGCTAGTCCCATGGTTGCCATCACTCCTTGGAAGGCAGCCTCCATCTTGACTGCTTGTGCCAGGGCCGCCATCGACTCCTTCCACTACTAATCTACTCCTTTTAACAGCACTGGTAGCTGGGTTGTTGGTGGCGTCATCATTATAATCATCATCGTCAATACCAGTGCCAGTGCCAGGATTGCCTTCACCATCAATATTGCCAGTACAGGGATCATTATTTCTCATTGCTCTTGAGGCTGCCCTGGTGGTGAAACAACTGCTCATGCCTGCAGGGATTTGCAGGATTTCACAACAATCCTCATCACTGTCCTTAGCAGTTGATCTGTCAGTGGTAGATTGTTCACCTTCCTCCTCTGAGTCAGtctttgaaagagaaagaaagaaaaccccaaatgatatatcaaaagcaaaaaaagtaagaatttgaaattaaataaccttaaataaaaaacaagtaattaCTTAACTGATTAAAATAGAGAGCATTTGTTCACACTCTTCTCAATTTAAATTGCTCTATTTGAATTTACTATAAACTTTAAATTGCTATAAGCAGGTAAcagttaacattttattttcaaaaggtaattatacttaatttaattaagtggtaaaacaaacaaaaacgcAAACTTACTAAAAGGGTCCTTGATGTTCTTACATACAgggctttggttttaaaaacctTGTGGAATAGCATCCCATTCAGCTCCTGACCCTCCTGGATCTTAGGGGACACCAACTTATTGCCACAAGACATTACAAGATGGAGGCTACAAAGAAGATGTAggatattacaacaacaagaaatactTTACGGCTAATGGCTTAACAATATGATGTAACAGTAtgcttgtgttagtgtgtgtctgtctgtctgtctgtcaggttcTTGCTCCTGTAAGGTGTGTGACTGAATCCTGTACATTTTGAGCCAAATTcaacttttatgtgtttttataaatgatgattgcaTTTGAAAATACGTTTTAAGagtgctctttaaataaagattattgtattattaacaacgcaagaaggaaaaaaaatgggTTTACCTGACGTCCTCCGGAATATGCTCACCAAAGCCATGTCTGATGCGATCAATAGCAGTCCGATGGTCCCAGGGCTTCTGGAATTCAAAGGCACTGAGgatatgtccatgtttgtgtaacCATACTTTTGGACGTTGTTTGCACACTACATCCAATGATGGATTGGGGAGTAGTATCACATCCTTATTGAAATGGCCATGCTGCTGTGCCCTAGCTCTGAAATAAGAATGTATTCTGCATTATAAGTCTACTATTCGACTACATGAAGACAGACAGTTAAGTCATActgctataataaaacaataattggAAAACAGTAAGTCAGGGTACTAAAGTATAATCAGTTTCCCCTTAATTAAAAACTATAAAacgagcaaatgtttttttccccgttttaaaccaaaaattaaGTGCATCTGAGTCACCAGCACAGGTCCATATCTCCCACTGTGAAGGT
The sequence above is drawn from the Eleginops maclovinus isolate JMC-PN-2008 ecotype Puerto Natales chromosome 15, JC_Emac_rtc_rv5, whole genome shotgun sequence genome and encodes:
- the LOC134877259 gene encoding LOW QUALITY PROTEIN: G2/M phase-specific E3 ubiquitin-protein ligase-like (The sequence of the model RefSeq protein was modified relative to this genomic sequence to represent the inferred CDS: inserted 1 base in 1 codon), with the protein product MRNNDPCTGNIDGEGNPGTGTGIDDDDYNDDATNNPATSAVKRSRLVVEGVDGGPGTSSQDGGCLPRSDGNHGTSGHDDYSSYLALVSTLPDDSSDDEELNKAIIASMDAEKVPSQEILLELSSKIITKRQCRFNINRSAVWEGAMRGFQRVSYDPNLIISVKFSDDMGRNEEGIDLGGPRREFLRLLMETIARFAMFEGKENSKNFALDSTALREDRYYNAGRAIAVSLVHGGPPPNFLSPTVFSLLVEGSANPAVEDIADPELLEKVKKVSESTMVEELEESKAPLLEYLANAGCLRPVQSIXDRELLVQDIVMFQVVHRVQGPFQRFSEGLKTLGVLENIRRHPDSFKPLFCYEASLLTADQMDNLFSIRLSPEGSNKRTAEEMVVIFWRDYLQDTEEEGPSKLQKILAFATGTSVVPPIGFSPTPSVEFIHKGEDDYAFTPLFPMANTCVNCIRLPLHVSYKVFKDKFDFALGNTHGFGRS